One window of the Triticum dicoccoides isolate Atlit2015 ecotype Zavitan chromosome 3B, WEW_v2.0, whole genome shotgun sequence genome contains the following:
- the LOC119275173 gene encoding uncharacterized protein LOC119275173, with translation MPQVKPAPAPEPLLGLDGDDETLSERGSVGSGSGPSTPDARGGKEASSSTPSPAGSKRKRESLSCDRLEADGPEPTRSGSSDTTWSMDSLHDGCPRSLSRKKNGRSEHSVTSAALISRPRGVLKLRKLPQNVSAETGAGDCNVLQPNGISKPAHFMRRKRVRKPRALKENRVGGDDLVSCPKTENGTHDQDITTKSFLENDLLVPKLPGEPSKPVHVDKDSAGHAQGHIDVSLEENAAMMLCSLSDNRHDDPLRNRMSSPDRSSKESNLHHSNRLNNPYKNENDVAGPSRLLRKRDGKGPFRKRRPRRHFYEVSPHDLDPFSIVKERIRVFWPLDETWYFGLVKKYDPVTKRHHVKYDDKDEEWINLQNERIKLLLLPGEGRRRCINNTSRKARKVNYEGKKREGMDGNGSGSESEPVISWLAQSNQARSGTSSSISKTVLGHPNFPVLSNSFDANPGFFGSDGAIPGGLHANGGPEVHNDGTTPRERRFRFVYYRRRFRRRRNGFVNIPEHDSHLKSRSSSAVVLASANGREADTETGAPVKYVILVLSRPLKSVYKLISEACSAWLPSTFFHSQHGSLITLWPTVCLDILLVDGTLGLKHLLLETCLRSAVFLFCSLVGSFNQDSGLNAFNESEAPCTSVRFQISGLHGRSQAVFVLFSLIGIGKTEWKNLQAKFRYHSLKRELSKVDCTYADIKQFISGNDQNVRTSMNLFSKSLSSDVQEPQFCSESNYPDADPVIFCLDNQSECTRNHVDVAAARHHLKLLTETNLTSNAVVHQAAPSEISVEENQQSISQHGSALVKQACSLETGTASLDCDNSDGDINVISRRLPDQNGTCIAGDKLCSSNHNVTNSPEKSKQSYPSMDIPQDKISDALDDELLSKDGKATEPVSNLVQELNEHPIGRVTPTAPRTSYHRNRFTSISRTFGDGSKLWPEDNMSTGSAGGSKKTRTHVSYSVSPRSDELGSKHKGHFRKIQPHNIAKTNGSKRLPDNTRSGESSPESLACVANVLVTVGDRGWREYDTQIRIDTDGQSDRSICVRLAEGKKYVHKVSQVLQPGATNRYTHAILWKGGPEWYLEFPDRSQWSIFKQMHDECYSHNIRAASVKNIPIPGVRLVEGHDDNEVVSFVRPQDYLCHIGPDVEMALDESRLIYDMDSDDEEWISGWRKSQRDKNNTMSELTEDLFEKIMDKFEKFAHTHNCSALTIDQIKELDVDNVPLDITEVIHDHWHDKRQKKGMPLVRHFQPVMWKIYAQQLQEWESAVNRMQGSSNGYQGKRPPPKPALFAFCLKPRGLRLQVSKGPKQRSHKKLMYSGCHSFSREQDGFYRQGTXXXXXEYVGEGRTYESYDGGSLNSPTGYSPRFSMRTDSPRASDASDRGSTPRFRTNSMKRNASFAFSEDHHPSPSFRSQKIRRGGVPDHWNTAIHEHQNSKQALQGGPPQSHRVDVEELKLRDATSAAQHATTMARLKREKAHCLMHKADLALHKASVAVMIADAIKASSRDSSRAAAADSRRDDGR, from the exons ATGCCCCAGGTTAAGCCCGCCCCTGCACCCGAGCCACTCCTGGGTTTAGATGGAGATGACGAGACCTTGTCTGAGAGAGGCTCGGTTGGATCTGGGTCGGGCCCAAGCACGCCGGATGCTCGTGGTGGCAAGGAGGCCTCTTCCAGCACTCCCTCTCCTGCAGGGAGTAAGAGGAAGCGTGAGAGCTTGAGTTGTGACAGACTGGAAGCTGATGGTCCAGAGCCAACAAGATCCGGCTCGAGTGACACCACATGGAGCATGGACAGTTTGCACGACGGCTGTCCACGCTCCTTGTCAAGGAAAAAGAATGGCCGCTCCGAGCATTCGGTTACTTCTGCAGCATTGATCAGCCGGCCTCGCGGCGTCCTGAAACTAAGGAAGCTTCCCCAGAATGTCAGTGCCGAGACTGGGGCTGGTGATTGTAATGTGCTTCAACCCAATGGCATTTCTAAGCCTGCCCATTTCATGAGGAGGAAAAGGGTAAGGAAACCAAGGGCGCTCAAGGAGAACAGAGTTGGTGGCGATGACCTTGTCAGTTGCCCAAAAACTGAGAATGGCACTCATGATCAGGACATCACAACAAAGTCTTTTTTGGAAAATGATCTCTTGGTTCCAAAGCTACCAGGTGAACCATCCAAACCTGTTCATGTTGATAAGGATAGTGCTGGGCATGCGCAGGGGCATATTGATGTTAGCTTGGAAGAAAATGCTGCTATGATGCTCTGTTCTCTATCAGATAATAGACATGATGACCCATTGAGGAACAGAATGTCATCACCAGATAGATCATCAAAGGAATCTAATCTTCACCACTCTAATCGCTTGAACAACCCATACAAGAATGAAAATGATGTAGCAGGTCCTTCTAGGTTGCTACGGAAGCGTGATGGTAAAGGGCCATTCAGGAAGCGTCGCCCACGTCGTCATTTTTATGAAGTCAGCCCTCATGATCTGGATCCATTTTCCATTGTAAAAGAGAGGATCAGGGTGTTTTGGCCTCTTGATGAGACCTGGTACTTTGGCCTGGTCAAGAAATATGACCCTGTGACAAAGAGGCATCATGTCAAGTATGATGATAAGGACGAAGAATGGATCAATCTTCAAAATGAGAGAATCAAGCTCCTCCTTTTGCCAGGTGAAGGTCGCAGGAGGTGTATTAATAATACTTCAAGGAAAGCACGTAAGGTGAACTATGaggggaagaagagagaaggaATGGATGGAAACGgttcaggaagcgagtcagagcccGTCATCTCATGGTTGGCTCAATCAAACCAAGCAAGATCTGGTACCTCCAGTAGCATCAGCAAAACAGTTCTTGGTCACCCAAATTTTCCTGTGTTATCAAACTCATTCGATGCCAACCCGGGATTCTTTGGCTCTGATGGTGCTATACCAGGAGGTTTACATGCAAATGGGGGCCCAGAAGTTCATAACGATGGGACTACACCTCGGGAAAGGAGATTCCGCTTTGTTTATTATAGGAGGCGATTTCGCAGGAGAAGGAATGGTTTTGTCAACATTCCAGAACATGATTCACATTTGAAAAGCAGATCAAGTTCTGCGGTGGTTCTTGCTTCAGCCAACGGCAGGGAGGCTGATACTGAAACTGGTGCTCCAGTGAAATATGTCATATTGGTGTTAAGCCGTCCACTTAAATCTGTTTACAAGTTAATTTCTGAAGCCTGCAGTGCTTGGCTTCCCAGTACTTTCTTTCACTCTCAGCATGGTTCATTGATTACCTTATGGCCTACAGTATGTCTGGACATACTTCTTGTTGATGGTACTTTAGGTTTGAAACACTTGCTTCTTGAGACTTGCTTAAGATCAGCAGTATTTCTTTTCTGTTCACTTGTCGGAAGCTTCAATCAGGATTCTGGGCTGAATGCTTTTAATGAATCAGAAGCGCCATGCACCTCGGTCAGATTCCAGATATCTGGTTTGCATGGTAGGAGCCAAGCAGTGTTTGTGCTGTTCAGCCTCATTGGAATTGGCAAGACAGAATGGAAGAACCTGCAAGCAAAGTTCAGATATCACTCTTTGAAAAGGGAGCTGTCTAAAGTTGACTGCACATACGCTGATATCAAACAATTCATCAGTGGAAATGACCAGAATGTCCGGACTTCAATGAATCTCTTTTCGAAG AGTTTATCTTCCGATGTTCAGGAACCTCAGTTCTGCTCAGAATCTAATTATCCTGATGCTGATCCTGTCATATTTTGTCTTGATAATCAAAGTGAATGTACTCGAAATCATGTGGACGTGGCAGCTGCACGTCATCACCTAAAGCTGCTCACTGAAACCAACTTGACTTCCAATGCTGTAGTTCACCAGGCGGCTCCTTCTGAAATTTCTGTAGAAGAGAATCAGCAGTCTATTTCACAACATGGATCTGCTTTGGTTAAGCAGGCTTGTTCCTTGGAGACGGGTACCGCAAGTCTGGATTGTGACAACAGTGATGGTGATATCAATGTGATAAGCAGAAGGTTGCCAGATCAAAATGGGACTTGCATAGCTGGTGACAAACTTTGTTCTTCCAATCATAATGTTACAAACTCTCCAGAGAAATCTAAACAAAGTTACCCTTCCATGGATATTCCTCAAGATAAGATATCTGATGCTCTGGATGATGAGTTACTTAGCAAAGATGGCAAAGCCACAGAGCCTGTATCTAACTTGGTTCAGGAATTGAATGAGCATCCAATTGGTCGTGTCACACCAACTGCCCCAAGGACGTCCTACCATCGGAACAGGTTTACATCCATATCACGCACATTTGGAGATGGTTCAAAATTATGGCCAGAAGATAACATGTCAACTGGCAGTGCTGGTGGTTCTAAGAAAACACGAACCCATGTTTCATACTCAGTTTCTCCTAGAAGTGATGAATTAGGATCAAAACATAAAGGACATTTCCGCAAGATACAACCTCACAACATCGCCAAGACTAACGGTTCGAAGAGGCTTCCTGATAATACTAGAAGTGGGGAGAGCAGCCCAGAGTCATTGGCTTGTGTTGCAAATGTCCTGGTAACAGTTGGTGATAGAGGATGGAGGGAATATGATACTCAGATCAGAATTGACACCGATGGGCAGAGTGACCGAAGTATCTGTGTGAGGCTTGCTGAAGGAAAGAAGTATGTTCACAAAGTTTCTCAAGTTTTGCAGCCTGGTGCTACTAACCGCTATACGCATGCTATTTTGTGGAAAGGGGGCCCTGAATGGTACCTAGAATTTCCTGACAGAAGCCAGTGGTCGATTTTCAAACAAATGCATGATGAATGCTATAGTCATAACATCAGAGCTGCATCTGTTAAAAACATTCCAATCCCTGGTGTCCGCTTGGTTGAAGGTCATGATGATAAtgaggttgtatcgtttgtgcgcccCCAAGATTATCTTTGCCATATCGGACCAGATGTTGAAATGGCCCTTGACGAATCCCGTTTGATATATGACATGGATAGTGACGATGAAGAGTGGATTTCAGGATGGAGGAAGTCTCAGCGAGATAAGAACAACACTATGTCTGAGTTAACAGAGGATTTGTTTGAGAAGATCATGGACAAATTTGAGAAATTTGCACATACCCATAACTGCAGTGCGCTCACCATTGATCAGATTAAGGAATTAGATGTGGATAATGTACCGCTGGACATCACTGAAGTGATACATGATCATTGGCATGACAAGAGGCAGAAGAAGGGAATGCCGCTTGTTCGACATTTTCAG CCTGTTATGTGGAAGATTTATGCTCAGCAGCTACAGGAATGGGAATCGGCAGTAAACAGAATGCAGGGTTCATCAAATGGGTACCAAGGAAAGAGGCCGCCCCCCAAACCTGCACTCTTTGCCTTCTGTTTGAAACCTCGTGGACTTCGGCTTCAGGTATCCAAGGGACCGAAGCAGAGATCACATAAGAAGCTTATGTACTCTGGATGCCACAGCTTTTCAAGAGAGCAGGATGGCTTTTACCGACAAGGTAC NNNNNNNNNNNNNNNNGAATATGTTGGGGAAGGGAGGACATATGAATCCTATGACGGTGGTTCTCTTAATTCACCAACAGGGTACTCCCCCAGGTTCTCTATGAGAACAGATTCCCCTCGCGCGTCTGATGCTTCGGACAGAGGTTCTACTCCAAGATTCAGGACTAACAGTATGAAAAGGAATGCTAGCTTTGCATTCTCTGAGGATCACCACCCGTCTCCGTCCTTCCGCAGCCAGAAAATAAGGCGAGGAGGCGTGCCTGATCACTGGAACACTGCGATCCATGAGCACCAGAACTCGAAGCAGGCGCTCCAAGGGGGGCCGCCCCAGAGCCACCGTGTGGACGTGGAGGAGCTCAAGCTGCGTGATGCCACGAGCGCCGCGCAGCACGCCACGACGATGGCCAGGCTCAAGAGGGAGAAGGCCCATTGCCTAATGCACAAGGCGGACCTGGCCCTCCACAAGGCCTCGGTGGCCGTCATGATCGCGGACGCGATCAAGGCGTCCAGCAGGGACtcgtcgcgggcggcggcggctgacaGCAGGAGGGACGACGGGCGGTGA